From Temnothorax longispinosus isolate EJ_2023e chromosome 3, Tlon_JGU_v1, whole genome shotgun sequence, one genomic window encodes:
- the LOC139810463 gene encoding uncharacterized protein isoform X5 — protein sequence MDFDGGRYYTLNRVMLSTIGLWPYQNAWHVQIQRISCLLYFVSLIIIQIKKIMKTIKYDWNTLKNEMEYEIIKKYTYIGAFYALLFALMTYSIPIFFVCVHFIPNLLDLVAPLNQSRPRHLLILVEYFVDSDEYFYPTLLHLFVGFFILQITLMSTTSIYVAFIQHACGMFEIASYRIEHVLDDHKRGNSVSERRCVACARIISAVDIHRRAIEFFEFMKNTFVRMYFFLLLLGIASLTVSLCRAVTAKGIIENIIPITNVFIHLFYFFFVNYSGQKVLNHSNDFLSRIYNSKWYMMPLHSQKLILFVMQRSSKNCMLLVGGIYVASLEGFATTMSSSVSYFMVLYSMR from the exons ATGGACTTCGATGGTGGTCGGTATTATACACTTAATCGGGTGATGTTATCCACTATCGGGCTATGGCCGTATCAAAATGCGTGGCATGTCCAAATTCAAAGAATTTcttgtttactttattttgtatCTCTCATAATAATTCAg ataaaaaagataatgaaaacGATCAAGTACGATTggaatacattaaaaaatgaaatggaatatgaaataattaagaaatatacttatattggAGCATTTTACGCACTACTATTTGCAC TAATGACGTATAGCATTCCGATATTCTTCGTTTGTGTACATTTTATACCAAATCTTCTTGATCTTGTGGCGCCGCTTAACCAGTCCCGTCCACGTCACCTGCTGATTTTAGTGGAATACTTTGTTGACAGCGATGAATACTTTTATCCTACTCTTCTACATTTATTCGTGGGCTTTTTTATACTTCAAATTACACTAATGTCTACCACATCTATATACGTAGCATTCATACAGCATGCATGTGGAATGTTTGAAATAGCtag cTACCGTATTGAACATGTTCTGGACGATCATAAAAGAGGCAACTCAGTTTCTGAAAGACGTTGCGTAGCTTGCGCTAGAATAATCAGTGCCGTCGACATTCACAGACGAGCTATCGA GTTTTTCGAATTCATGAAGAATACTTTTGTAAGAATGTATTTTTTCCTACTTTTGCTCGGCATAGCATCTTTAACTGTTAGTCTGTGTCGC gcTGTAACTGCAAAgggaattattgaaaatatcatTCCCataacaaatgtatttattcacttattttatttcttttttgtcaaTTATTCGGGACAAAAAGTGTTGAATCATAGCAATGATTTTTTATCAAGAAT atataattctAAGTGGTATATGATGCCGTTGCATTCGcagaaattgatattatttgtaatgcaAAGAAGTTCGAAAAATTGTATGTTACTCGTAGGTGGTATCTATGTCGCATCACTGGAAGGTTTTGCCAcg ACTATGAGTTCATCCGTGTCTTATTTTATGGTACTTTATTCAATGCGATGA
- the LOC139810463 gene encoding uncharacterized protein isoform X4 — protein MDFDGGRYYTLNRVMLSTIGLWPYQNAWHVQIQRISCLLYFVSLIIIQIKKIMKTIKYDWNTLKNEMEYEIIKKYTYIGAFYALLFARKMGETLLCYITIMTYSIPIFFVCVHFIPNLLDLVAPLNQSRPRHLLILVEYFVDSDEYFYPTLLHLFVGFFILQITLMSTTSIYVAFIQHACGMFEIASYRIEHVLDDHKRGNSVSERRCVACARIISAVDIHRRAIEFFEFMKNTFVRMYFFLLLLGIASLTVSLCRAVTAKGIIENIIPITNVFIHLFYFFFVNYSGQKVLNHSNDFLSRIYNSKWYMMPLHSQKLILFVMQRSSKNCMLLVGGIYVASLEGFATTMSSSVSYFMVLYSMR, from the exons ATGGACTTCGATGGTGGTCGGTATTATACACTTAATCGGGTGATGTTATCCACTATCGGGCTATGGCCGTATCAAAATGCGTGGCATGTCCAAATTCAAAGAATTTcttgtttactttattttgtatCTCTCATAATAATTCAg ataaaaaagataatgaaaacGATCAAGTACGATTggaatacattaaaaaatgaaatggaatatgaaataattaagaaatatacttatattggAGCATTTTACGCACTACTATTTGCACGTAAGATGGGTGAAACTTTATTATGCTACATCACAA TAATGACGTATAGCATTCCGATATTCTTCGTTTGTGTACATTTTATACCAAATCTTCTTGATCTTGTGGCGCCGCTTAACCAGTCCCGTCCACGTCACCTGCTGATTTTAGTGGAATACTTTGTTGACAGCGATGAATACTTTTATCCTACTCTTCTACATTTATTCGTGGGCTTTTTTATACTTCAAATTACACTAATGTCTACCACATCTATATACGTAGCATTCATACAGCATGCATGTGGAATGTTTGAAATAGCtag cTACCGTATTGAACATGTTCTGGACGATCATAAAAGAGGCAACTCAGTTTCTGAAAGACGTTGCGTAGCTTGCGCTAGAATAATCAGTGCCGTCGACATTCACAGACGAGCTATCGA GTTTTTCGAATTCATGAAGAATACTTTTGTAAGAATGTATTTTTTCCTACTTTTGCTCGGCATAGCATCTTTAACTGTTAGTCTGTGTCGC gcTGTAACTGCAAAgggaattattgaaaatatcatTCCCataacaaatgtatttattcacttattttatttcttttttgtcaaTTATTCGGGACAAAAAGTGTTGAATCATAGCAATGATTTTTTATCAAGAAT atataattctAAGTGGTATATGATGCCGTTGCATTCGcagaaattgatattatttgtaatgcaAAGAAGTTCGAAAAATTGTATGTTACTCGTAGGTGGTATCTATGTCGCATCACTGGAAGGTTTTGCCAcg ACTATGAGTTCATCCGTGTCTTATTTTATGGTACTTTATTCAATGCGATGA
- the LOC139810470 gene encoding uncharacterized protein, whose amino-acid sequence MDLVGNIHYYYNIHRILLSSIGLWPYQNLKMKKIQFVISSVVLASSIIIQFMKFFTTEYSLDLLLKVLSFAVPCMVFVLKYTSFCFGSETVKSLMESVISDWNLLKTDAELDIIKKHSNFGRLYTLLFALAMYSGFFLYMLSQFIPNFLDSVAPRNESRLHNIPLTVEYFVDQQEYYLPILLHFDIIALVGFTIMISTESLLLAYIRHAIGMFEISSYRIEHAFDEVLDMMTSQKCCSHCTNIINAVHIHRRATQFIEFLRSGFVISYFFLVGLGVTSFTVNLLRLFLAAQYLNNLEECIISGLLVCGHIYYIFYGNYTSQKLIDHSTDVFHKTYVSQWYNAPLHAQKLLLFMMQHTIKGSAMTVGSIFVPSLEGFTTLISTSVSYFTVIYSIK is encoded by the exons ATGGACCTTGTAGGTAACATACATTACTATTATAACATACATCGTATTCTTTTGTCTTCAATCGGTTTGTGGCcatatcaaaatttgaaaatgaaaaaaattcaatttgtaatttcttCTGTTGTTCTCGCATCTTCTATCATTATTCAG tttatgaaatttttcacaacTGAGTACAGTCTGGATCTTCTTCTTAAGGTTCTGTCATTTGCAGTACCTTGTATGGTGTTTGTCTTAAAGTATACTTCTTTTTGCTTTGGTAGTGAAACA GTAAAAAGTCTTATGGAAAGTGTTATAAGCGATTGGAATTTGTTAAAAACTGATGCCGAGCTTGACATTATAAAGAAACATTCCAATTTTGGACGAttgtatacattattatttgcac tGGCCATGTACTCCGGTTTCTTTTTGTATATGTTGAGTCAATTTATACCAAATTTTCTCGATAGCGTAGCACCGCGAAACGAATCACGGCTGCATAACATACCACTAACTGTAGAATACTTTGTCGATCAACAGGAATATTATCTTCcgattttattgcatttcgACATAATAGCTCTTGTAGGATTCACCATTATGATTTCTACCGAGTCTTTACTTCTAGCGTATATACGACATGCCATAGGAATGTTTGAAATCTCCAg TTACAGAATAGAACATGCATTTGATGAGGTATTGGACATGATGACATCACAAAAATGTTGTTCACattgtacaaatataataaacgcCGTTCACATTCATAGGAGAGCTACACA ATTCATCGAGTTTTTAAGATCCGGCTTtgttatttcatattttttcttagttGGCTTGGGAGTTACTTCTTTCACTGTTAATTTACTTCGT CTCTTTTTAGCTGCACAATATCTAAACAATTTAGAAGAATGTATTATCTCTGGGTTACTTGTCTGTggtcatatttattatatattttacggcAATTACACTAGCCAGAAATTAATAGATCACAGCACAGATGTATTTCACAAAAC atatgttTCACAATGGTATAACGCTCCACTCCATGcgcaaaagttattattattcatgatGCAACATACCATTAAAGGTTCTGCCATGACCGTGGGTAGTATATTTGTCCCATCGTTGGAAGGTTTTACgaca CTTATCAGTACGTCTGTCTCATATTTTACAGTAATTTACTCTATTAAGTAA
- the LOC139810471 gene encoding uncharacterized protein isoform X1: MEFLGYHYYKLYRIFLLSLGLWPYSDSFFKRIYAIFCIFTILFLITAQLLKLFTMEYNLEFVLNDLSFAIPSIVYLLKYSTFYIQSQKIKELMERIQIDWNALQDEKEIEIIRKYAKTARRYMYAFVGIAYPGTVGYVSLPFLPDILDIVAPLNESRARNLPFLVEYFLDEQKYFYLILLHMTITLIIGIVTIVSTETLTFAYIYHICGMFEIVSYRITCALDKSILLRLNKENTIYMKLINAIEIHQRAFEFFEYFTSTFTLSYFILIVLGVASLSINLFRLFQVATLPDQQNDLVLFITIFVTGHFYYMFIANYMGQKIIDNSNEIFRKAYDTQWYMTSVPTQKLLLFMMQRSMKSCKWVMANLYCVSLEQFTTVTCVVDMKINLTSKFAPK; this comes from the exons ATGGAATTTCTTGGATATCACTACTATAAACtatatcgaatttttttattatcactcGGTCTATGGCCATATAGTGACTCATTCTTTAAGCGAATTTACGCGATTTTCTGTATCTTTACGATTCTATTTTTGATAACTGCTCag ttgttaaaattatttacaatggAATACAATCTCGAGTTTGTGTTAAATGATCTGTCGTTCGCTATTCCTTCCAtagtttatcttttaaaatatagtacGTTCTATATACAATCTCAAAAG attaaagaattaatgGAACGTATTCAAATTGATTGGAATGCGTTACAAGACGAAAAAGAAATCGAGATAATACGAAAATATGCCAAGACCGCAAGAAGATATATGTACGCATTTGTAG GCATAGCTTATCCCGGTACTGTTGGTTATGTTTCATTGCCGTTTTTGCCGGATATTCTTGACATTGTGGCACCATTAAATGAATCACGTGCGCGAAATCTTCCGTTCTTAGtggaatattttcttgatgaacaaaaatacttttatcttatattattgcatatgACTATAACACTTATTATCGGAATTGTAACAATTGTATCTACAGAAACATTGacttttgcatatatttatcacatttGTGGCATGTTTGAAATAGTTAG ttatcgAATAACGTGTGCATTGGATAAGAGCATATTATTAAGattgaataaagaaaatacgaTTTATATGAAACTAATTAATGCTATAGAAATTCATCAAAGAGCTTTCGA attttttgaatattttacatctaCATTTACGCTAtcctattttattctaattgtTCTGGGCGTTGCTTCTTTGagcataaatttatttcgt CTTTTTCAAGTTGCCACTCTACCAGATCAACAGAACGATCTTGTATTGTTTATAACGATTTTTGTAACTggtcatttttattatatgtttatagcTAATTATATGGGacagaaaattatagataatagcaatgaaatttttagaaaagc ATACGATACACAATGGTATATGACGTCCGTGCCaacgcaaaaattattattgttcatGATGCAAAGAAGCATGAAATCCTGCAAATGGGTCATGGCTAACCTGTATTGTGTGTCACTGGAACAATTTACTACGGTAACTTGTGTCGTggatatgaaaataaatctcACTTCTAAGTTTGccccaaaataa
- the LOC139810463 gene encoding uncharacterized protein isoform X2: MDFDGGRYYTLNRVMLSTIGLWPYQNAWHVQIQRISCLLYFVSLIIIQLFTFVTYEYNLDHLLEILSCTIPCFIVILKYVTYCVKMKSIKKIMKTIKYDWNTLKNEMEYEIIKKYTYIGAFYALLFALMTYSIPIFFVCVHFIPNLLDLVAPLNQSRPRHLLILVEYFVDSDEYFYPTLLHLFVGFFILQITLMSTTSIYVAFIQHACGMFEIASYRIEHVLDDHKRGNSVSERRCVACARIISAVDIHRRAIEFFEFMKNTFVRMYFFLLLLGIASLTVSLCRAVTAKGIIENIIPITNVFIHLFYFFFVNYSGQKVLNHSNDFLSRIYNSKWYMMPLHSQKLILFVMQRSSKNCMLLVGGIYVASLEGFATTMSSSVSYFMVLYSMR; this comes from the exons ATGGACTTCGATGGTGGTCGGTATTATACACTTAATCGGGTGATGTTATCCACTATCGGGCTATGGCCGTATCAAAATGCGTGGCATGTCCAAATTCAAAGAATTTcttgtttactttattttgtatCTCTCATAATAATTCAg TTATTTACATTTGTCACATATGAATACAATTTGGATCAtcttcttgaaattttatcatGTACGATTCCTTGTTTCATTGTCATCTTGAAATATGTTACATATTGCGTAAAAATGAAATCG ataaaaaagataatgaaaacGATCAAGTACGATTggaatacattaaaaaatgaaatggaatatgaaataattaagaaatatacttatattggAGCATTTTACGCACTACTATTTGCAC TAATGACGTATAGCATTCCGATATTCTTCGTTTGTGTACATTTTATACCAAATCTTCTTGATCTTGTGGCGCCGCTTAACCAGTCCCGTCCACGTCACCTGCTGATTTTAGTGGAATACTTTGTTGACAGCGATGAATACTTTTATCCTACTCTTCTACATTTATTCGTGGGCTTTTTTATACTTCAAATTACACTAATGTCTACCACATCTATATACGTAGCATTCATACAGCATGCATGTGGAATGTTTGAAATAGCtag cTACCGTATTGAACATGTTCTGGACGATCATAAAAGAGGCAACTCAGTTTCTGAAAGACGTTGCGTAGCTTGCGCTAGAATAATCAGTGCCGTCGACATTCACAGACGAGCTATCGA GTTTTTCGAATTCATGAAGAATACTTTTGTAAGAATGTATTTTTTCCTACTTTTGCTCGGCATAGCATCTTTAACTGTTAGTCTGTGTCGC gcTGTAACTGCAAAgggaattattgaaaatatcatTCCCataacaaatgtatttattcacttattttatttcttttttgtcaaTTATTCGGGACAAAAAGTGTTGAATCATAGCAATGATTTTTTATCAAGAAT atataattctAAGTGGTATATGATGCCGTTGCATTCGcagaaattgatattatttgtaatgcaAAGAAGTTCGAAAAATTGTATGTTACTCGTAGGTGGTATCTATGTCGCATCACTGGAAGGTTTTGCCAcg ACTATGAGTTCATCCGTGTCTTATTTTATGGTACTTTATTCAATGCGATGA
- the LOC139810463 gene encoding uncharacterized protein isoform X1, with translation MDFDGGRYYTLNRVMLSTIGLWPYQNAWHVQIQRISCLLYFVSLIIIQLFTFVTYEYNLDHLLEILSCTIPCFIVILKYVTYCVKMKSIKKIMKTIKYDWNTLKNEMEYEIIKKYTYIGAFYALLFARKMGETLLCYITIMTYSIPIFFVCVHFIPNLLDLVAPLNQSRPRHLLILVEYFVDSDEYFYPTLLHLFVGFFILQITLMSTTSIYVAFIQHACGMFEIASYRIEHVLDDHKRGNSVSERRCVACARIISAVDIHRRAIEFFEFMKNTFVRMYFFLLLLGIASLTVSLCRAVTAKGIIENIIPITNVFIHLFYFFFVNYSGQKVLNHSNDFLSRIYNSKWYMMPLHSQKLILFVMQRSSKNCMLLVGGIYVASLEGFATTMSSSVSYFMVLYSMR, from the exons ATGGACTTCGATGGTGGTCGGTATTATACACTTAATCGGGTGATGTTATCCACTATCGGGCTATGGCCGTATCAAAATGCGTGGCATGTCCAAATTCAAAGAATTTcttgtttactttattttgtatCTCTCATAATAATTCAg TTATTTACATTTGTCACATATGAATACAATTTGGATCAtcttcttgaaattttatcatGTACGATTCCTTGTTTCATTGTCATCTTGAAATATGTTACATATTGCGTAAAAATGAAATCG ataaaaaagataatgaaaacGATCAAGTACGATTggaatacattaaaaaatgaaatggaatatgaaataattaagaaatatacttatattggAGCATTTTACGCACTACTATTTGCACGTAAGATGGGTGAAACTTTATTATGCTACATCACAA TAATGACGTATAGCATTCCGATATTCTTCGTTTGTGTACATTTTATACCAAATCTTCTTGATCTTGTGGCGCCGCTTAACCAGTCCCGTCCACGTCACCTGCTGATTTTAGTGGAATACTTTGTTGACAGCGATGAATACTTTTATCCTACTCTTCTACATTTATTCGTGGGCTTTTTTATACTTCAAATTACACTAATGTCTACCACATCTATATACGTAGCATTCATACAGCATGCATGTGGAATGTTTGAAATAGCtag cTACCGTATTGAACATGTTCTGGACGATCATAAAAGAGGCAACTCAGTTTCTGAAAGACGTTGCGTAGCTTGCGCTAGAATAATCAGTGCCGTCGACATTCACAGACGAGCTATCGA GTTTTTCGAATTCATGAAGAATACTTTTGTAAGAATGTATTTTTTCCTACTTTTGCTCGGCATAGCATCTTTAACTGTTAGTCTGTGTCGC gcTGTAACTGCAAAgggaattattgaaaatatcatTCCCataacaaatgtatttattcacttattttatttcttttttgtcaaTTATTCGGGACAAAAAGTGTTGAATCATAGCAATGATTTTTTATCAAGAAT atataattctAAGTGGTATATGATGCCGTTGCATTCGcagaaattgatattatttgtaatgcaAAGAAGTTCGAAAAATTGTATGTTACTCGTAGGTGGTATCTATGTCGCATCACTGGAAGGTTTTGCCAcg ACTATGAGTTCATCCGTGTCTTATTTTATGGTACTTTATTCAATGCGATGA
- the LOC139810463 gene encoding uncharacterized protein isoform X3, producing the protein MDFDGGRYYTLNRVMLSTIGLWPYQNAWHVQIQRISCLLYFVSLIIIQLFTFVTYEYNLDHLLEILSCTIPCFIVILKYVTYCVKMKSIKKIMKTIKYDWNTLKNEMEYEIIKKYTYIGAFYALLFARKMGETLLCYITIMTYSIPIFFVCVHFIPNLLDLVAPLNQSRPRHLLILVEYFVDSDEYFYPTLLHLFVGFFILQITLMSTTSIYVAFIQHACGMFEIASYRIEHVLDDHKRGNSVSERRCVACARIISAVDIHRRAIEFFEFMKNTFVRMYFFLLLLGIASLTVSLCRAVTAKGIIENIIPITNVFIHLFYFFFVNYSGQKVLNHSNDFLSRMYTIKIYSHCCIIITIKFFQKN; encoded by the exons ATGGACTTCGATGGTGGTCGGTATTATACACTTAATCGGGTGATGTTATCCACTATCGGGCTATGGCCGTATCAAAATGCGTGGCATGTCCAAATTCAAAGAATTTcttgtttactttattttgtatCTCTCATAATAATTCAg TTATTTACATTTGTCACATATGAATACAATTTGGATCAtcttcttgaaattttatcatGTACGATTCCTTGTTTCATTGTCATCTTGAAATATGTTACATATTGCGTAAAAATGAAATCG ataaaaaagataatgaaaacGATCAAGTACGATTggaatacattaaaaaatgaaatggaatatgaaataattaagaaatatacttatattggAGCATTTTACGCACTACTATTTGCACGTAAGATGGGTGAAACTTTATTATGCTACATCACAA TAATGACGTATAGCATTCCGATATTCTTCGTTTGTGTACATTTTATACCAAATCTTCTTGATCTTGTGGCGCCGCTTAACCAGTCCCGTCCACGTCACCTGCTGATTTTAGTGGAATACTTTGTTGACAGCGATGAATACTTTTATCCTACTCTTCTACATTTATTCGTGGGCTTTTTTATACTTCAAATTACACTAATGTCTACCACATCTATATACGTAGCATTCATACAGCATGCATGTGGAATGTTTGAAATAGCtag cTACCGTATTGAACATGTTCTGGACGATCATAAAAGAGGCAACTCAGTTTCTGAAAGACGTTGCGTAGCTTGCGCTAGAATAATCAGTGCCGTCGACATTCACAGACGAGCTATCGA GTTTTTCGAATTCATGAAGAATACTTTTGTAAGAATGTATTTTTTCCTACTTTTGCTCGGCATAGCATCTTTAACTGTTAGTCTGTGTCGC gcTGTAACTGCAAAgggaattattgaaaatatcatTCCCataacaaatgtatttattcacttattttatttcttttttgtcaaTTATTCGGGACAAAAAGTGTTGAATCATAGCAATGATTTTTTATCAAGAAT gtatacaataaaaatatattcacattgctgtataattataactatcaaattttttcaaaaaaattaa
- the LOC139810471 gene encoding uncharacterized protein isoform X2 — protein sequence MEFLGYHYYKLYRIFLLSLGLWPYSDSFFKRIYAIFCIFTILFLITAQLLKLFTMEYNLEFVLNDLSFAIPSIVYLLKYSTFYIQSQKIKELMERIQIDWNALQDEKEIEIIRKYAKTARRYMYAFVGIAYPGTVGYVSLPFLPDILDIVAPLNESRARNLPFLVEYFLDEQKYFYLILLHMTITLIIGIVTIVSTETLTFAYIYHICGMFEIVSYRITCALDKSILLRLNKENTIYMKLINAIEIHQRAFEFFEYFTSTFTLSYFILIVLGVASLSINLFRLFQVATLPDQQNDLVLFITIFVTGHFYYMFIANYMGQKIIDNSNEIFRKAYDTQWYMTSVPTQKLLLFMMQRSMKSCKWVMANLYCVSLEQFTTLVSMSLSYFTILYSVQQ from the exons ATGGAATTTCTTGGATATCACTACTATAAACtatatcgaatttttttattatcactcGGTCTATGGCCATATAGTGACTCATTCTTTAAGCGAATTTACGCGATTTTCTGTATCTTTACGATTCTATTTTTGATAACTGCTCag ttgttaaaattatttacaatggAATACAATCTCGAGTTTGTGTTAAATGATCTGTCGTTCGCTATTCCTTCCAtagtttatcttttaaaatatagtacGTTCTATATACAATCTCAAAAG attaaagaattaatgGAACGTATTCAAATTGATTGGAATGCGTTACAAGACGAAAAAGAAATCGAGATAATACGAAAATATGCCAAGACCGCAAGAAGATATATGTACGCATTTGTAG GCATAGCTTATCCCGGTACTGTTGGTTATGTTTCATTGCCGTTTTTGCCGGATATTCTTGACATTGTGGCACCATTAAATGAATCACGTGCGCGAAATCTTCCGTTCTTAGtggaatattttcttgatgaacaaaaatacttttatcttatattattgcatatgACTATAACACTTATTATCGGAATTGTAACAATTGTATCTACAGAAACATTGacttttgcatatatttatcacatttGTGGCATGTTTGAAATAGTTAG ttatcgAATAACGTGTGCATTGGATAAGAGCATATTATTAAGattgaataaagaaaatacgaTTTATATGAAACTAATTAATGCTATAGAAATTCATCAAAGAGCTTTCGA attttttgaatattttacatctaCATTTACGCTAtcctattttattctaattgtTCTGGGCGTTGCTTCTTTGagcataaatttatttcgt CTTTTTCAAGTTGCCACTCTACCAGATCAACAGAACGATCTTGTATTGTTTATAACGATTTTTGTAACTggtcatttttattatatgtttatagcTAATTATATGGGacagaaaattatagataatagcaatgaaatttttagaaaagc ATACGATACACAATGGTATATGACGTCCGTGCCaacgcaaaaattattattgttcatGATGCAAAGAAGCATGAAATCCTGCAAATGGGTCATGGCTAACCTGTATTGTGTGTCACTGGAACAATTTACTACG cTTGTGAGCATGTCGTTATCTTATTTCACAATACTTTATTCTGTGCAACAATGA